The region AGGGCCACCGTCAGCGCGTCGCCCAGTGACTTGGTGGCCGCGCTGGCGGTGCGCACGTTGGACTTGACCGCCACGATCATGCCGATGATGCCGGAGAGCGCGGAGGCGGCGGCGCCCACCAGGAACGAAACCCCGGTGCGCCAGGCAATGTCGCCCGCCTCGATGCCCTTGGCCTCGTTGGCGCCGAAGAAGAACAGCAGCACCGACAAGCCGGCCGCCGCGAACAACGCGAGAAACGCGATGGTGCGGTACTGCCGCCGCAGGAAGGCCGTGGCGCCTTCGTAGATGCGGTCACCGTTGAGTTGCATGGACGCGAACAGCCTGTTCCGCTCCGCGTCGTCCAACCCCTGGACCGCCGGAATCAATTCGGCGCTGCGGCCGCTCCGGTCGACCGGCCGCGTCAGGACATCACGAACCAGGTACCCGACCACGGCGACGGAAACCACGATGGCCGCCGGGACGACCCACACTAGACCTTCCAAGACCTAATCCCCCCTCGACGCCCACCGGCGGTGGGCCATGTCACCTTGGATCGGTGTCACAAGATTGCGCCGCGCCGACCTCGTGCCCGAGCACGTCGCCGAACGCGGCCATGAACGACTGCATGTCTTCCGCCGAGCCAATCGAGATCCGGAGCGCATTCGCGATGCGCGGATCGCCGGCAAAACGCCGGACCACAATGCGGCGATCTTCAAGCTGGCGCTGAACATCCGCGGCATCGTACCCGTCAAGTTCGACAAATACGAAGTTTGCCTCCGATGGATGGACTTTGAGCCCGAATCGCTCCTGTAACGTCGCGGCCAGCGCGTCCCGACGGCGACGAATCGCCGTCCAGTGGCGATCGGCCCACTCCAGGTCGCCCAGGGCCGCCAGCCCGGCGGCCTGCGCCAGGCGGCTGACGTTGTAGGAGTCCTTCACCCGCAGCAGCGCGTCGGCAAGCTCGGGGCTTGCCAGCGCATAGCCAAGCCGCAATCCCGCCAGGCCGAAGCTCTTGGAGAACGAGCGCGTCACGCACACGTTGTCGCACTCCCGCAGCAGATCGACGTTGTCGCGGTCGGCGAACTCGACGTACGCCTCGTCGATGACCAGCAGATTCACGCGCGACGCCAGCCAGCGCAGGTCGTCGCCCCCGTAGTGCGTGCCCGCCGGGTTGTTGGGACTGGCGACGAAGGTGATCTTGCCGCGCGCCGCGGCCAGCTGGCGCACCGGCAGCGCGAAGTCGTCACCCAGCGGCACTTCGCGGATGTCGCAGCCGCCGATCGCGGCCAGCACCGGATAGAGCGAGTAGC is a window of Chloroflexota bacterium DNA encoding:
- the hisC gene encoding histidinol-phosphate transaminase → MRLRRDMAAIHGYVPGLQPGDGGWIKLNTNESPEASPAAVAALREAAGASIRLYPDPISRELREVAARRHGLQPEQVVFGNGSDDLLNLLIRVACDPGDRVVAATPSYSLYPVLAAIGGCDIREVPLGDDFALPVRQLAAARGKITFVASPNNPAGTHYGGDDLRWLASRVNLLVIDEAYVEFADRDNVDLLRECDNVCVTRSFSKSFGLAGLRLGYALASPELADALLRVKDSYNVSRLAQAAGLAALGDLEWADRHWTAIRRRRDALAATLQERFGLKVHPSEANFVFVELDGYDAADVQRQLEDRRIVVRRFAGDPRIANALRISIGSAEDMQSFMAAFGDVLGHEVGAAQSCDTDPR